One stretch of Comamonas testosteroni DNA includes these proteins:
- a CDS encoding flagellar hook-length control protein FliK, which yields MAETRIDGPRSGESRTGKAMAQSMSSAKSATAEAGEPGQGFSSLLASLDGFVAAGLPQAALQPAEVQDVKQAPGEQDALLIAQGHAPWMSLVGQTAQLDGQGDADLRQGVATDFLSGRGHAAQLAHRQALQLGSGQAHAAFMGKDLQSNQAQLYTVQAQAAINSDEAALQPQRDAVAQGQDSVHSALASATEEVPAARLEPAAHKAQALPQQGIGLQGMTAVQPQALEGLKDLLRAARSSQQDDAAPQGKTAAVQGGADLQAAAAAVGAAVGAAMGASSAGMQGGGQNSSDFGQNLAGQDAAPAEREQEVSEQVAFWVHQKTQNAALSIQHEGKAIQVQVQLNGQEAHVRFAAGDEQARQLLADGQAQLRELLQAQGLNLSGVSVDAGGADARSGGDSQGEGVQHGQARVARVSVNAAELPMGAAGARNGALPVQSGVDLFV from the coding sequence ATGGCGGAAACCAGAATTGATGGCCCGCGCAGCGGTGAATCTCGCACCGGCAAGGCCATGGCGCAGTCCATGAGCTCGGCCAAAAGCGCTACGGCGGAGGCAGGCGAGCCCGGCCAGGGCTTTTCATCGCTGCTGGCATCGCTGGATGGATTCGTGGCTGCAGGCCTGCCGCAGGCGGCGCTGCAGCCTGCCGAGGTGCAGGACGTGAAGCAGGCACCAGGCGAGCAGGATGCGCTGCTGATCGCTCAAGGCCATGCGCCGTGGATGAGCCTGGTCGGACAGACCGCCCAGCTGGATGGGCAGGGTGATGCCGATCTGCGCCAGGGCGTGGCCACCGACTTTCTTTCGGGCAGAGGCCATGCCGCGCAACTGGCCCATCGCCAGGCTTTGCAGCTCGGGTCCGGGCAGGCCCATGCCGCATTCATGGGCAAGGATTTGCAGTCAAATCAGGCTCAACTATATACAGTGCAAGCGCAAGCAGCTATTAATTCTGATGAGGCTGCCTTGCAGCCGCAGCGGGATGCAGTCGCGCAGGGGCAGGACAGCGTGCACAGCGCGCTGGCTTCGGCGACTGAAGAGGTGCCTGCTGCGCGCCTTGAGCCTGCTGCGCACAAGGCGCAGGCATTGCCGCAGCAGGGCATCGGCCTGCAGGGCATGACGGCCGTGCAGCCCCAGGCCCTGGAAGGTCTCAAGGATTTGCTGCGTGCGGCCCGCTCGTCCCAGCAGGATGACGCTGCGCCACAGGGCAAGACGGCGGCAGTGCAGGGCGGGGCCGACCTGCAGGCCGCAGCGGCAGCCGTAGGGGCAGCCGTAGGGGCAGCCATGGGAGCGTCGAGCGCGGGCATGCAGGGCGGTGGCCAGAACAGTTCAGACTTCGGCCAGAACCTGGCGGGGCAGGATGCCGCACCTGCAGAGCGCGAGCAGGAGGTTTCCGAGCAGGTGGCGTTCTGGGTGCATCAGAAAACGCAGAATGCCGCGCTGTCGATCCAGCATGAAGGCAAGGCTATCCAGGTCCAGGTGCAGTTGAACGGCCAGGAGGCTCATGTGCGCTTTGCCGCAGGCGATGAGCAGGCTCGCCAGTTGCTGGCCGACGGTCAGGCTCAGCTGCGCGAGCTTTTGCAGGCCCAGGGGCTGAATCTGAGCGGCGTCAGCGTGGATGCGGGCGGTGCCGATGCCCGGTCCGGGGGCGACAGCCAGGGCGAGGGCGTCCAGCACGGCCAGGCCAGGGTGGCCCGGGTCTCGGTCAATGCTGCCGAGCTGCCCATGGGCGCAGCCGGTGCGCGCAATGGCGCGCTGCCGGTGCAGTCTGGCGTGGACCTTTTTGTGTAA